In the genome of Desulfobacterales bacterium, one region contains:
- the queD gene encoding 6-carboxytetrahydropterin synthase QueD, which produces MFDIFVKTHFSAGHHLRNYPGNCEKPHGHNWKVKVTVRAGELDELGMAIDFRRIKEGLARVLDTLDHRDLNEHPDFTEKNPSSENIAVYIFDNLNQDLNSDRYHLHSITVCETDNSGTTYFGT; this is translated from the coding sequence ATGTTTGATATATTCGTAAAGACCCACTTCTCCGCGGGTCACCACCTGCGTAACTATCCGGGAAACTGTGAAAAGCCCCATGGCCATAACTGGAAGGTGAAGGTGACGGTGCGTGCCGGCGAACTGGACGAGTTGGGAATGGCCATTGATTTCCGCCGGATCAAGGAGGGCCTTGCCAGGGTGCTGGACACCCTTGATCACCGCGACCTGAACGAACACCCCGACTTCACCGAGAAAAACCCCTCCTCGGAAAATATCGCCGTCTATATTTTCGACAACCTCAACCAGGACTTAAATTCCGACCGCTACCACCTCCACAGCATCACGGTCTGTGAAACGGACAACAGCGGGACCACCTATTTTGGCACCTGA
- a CDS encoding DUF3365 domain-containing protein: MISGFRSSSLLKFYTVVLVLGWSGAVVASLFWNLYLFRQEVKLIALSVARTQIKAEILYRRWNALQGGVYVPVTPDNRPDPFLAGVKERDLVTPSGQRLTLSSHGRMTSQVQAMGRNEQLFRGSITSLTPLNNNNRADPWEQQVLRSFEKGEVEASGVVVHDGREYLRLMRPVLVEKSCLKCHARQGYAVGNIRGGITVEVPLAPLGETLRGIVNSLWVGHILFWLLGMFGILLSYSGMQRRNEQRQEAEAEMNRMRLYLQNMIDAMPSVLIGVDLAGRITQWNNEAARVTGLDAAAAQGLFLPEVMPMFAEQMARIKKAMREKKPLRIERLLCRLHNEPRYVDVITYPLIFNEVEEAIIRLDDVTDRVRVEDETIQTEKLTSVASLVEGMAHELNNPLGGIMQGAQSVLRRVSPQLPQNVEAARRCDVDLDKLQSYLADRHIFKFLEGIQASGLRAAHIVTYLLQFSRDREAAKEYTSMPALVDRAVELVKHDKDLVKRVDWRRLEIVREYQPGLPRVFCSVSGLEQVLLNLIKNAVQAMTGTSGDGPAPKTMRIILRIRTEGENELIRIEVEDNGPGMDETTMRRVFEPFFTTKPPGEGTGLGLAVTYFIVTMTHRGSLGVKSADPGSGAIFTIRLPLVGPGLPEIG; encoded by the coding sequence ATGATCAGCGGATTCCGTTCTTCTTCGCTCTTGAAATTTTATACCGTTGTCCTGGTCCTGGGCTGGTCCGGCGCCGTTGTTGCCTCGTTGTTCTGGAACCTTTATCTGTTCCGCCAGGAGGTGAAATTGATCGCCCTGAGCGTGGCCCGCACCCAGATCAAGGCGGAGATTCTCTACCGCCGCTGGAATGCGCTGCAGGGCGGGGTCTATGTGCCGGTCACCCCGGACAACCGGCCCGATCCCTTTCTCGCCGGGGTAAAGGAACGGGACCTGGTGACGCCTTCCGGGCAGAGGCTTACCCTGAGCAGCCACGGCCGGATGACCAGCCAGGTGCAGGCCATGGGCCGCAATGAGCAGCTTTTCCGGGGCAGCATCACCAGCCTCACCCCCCTGAACAATAACAACCGGGCCGATCCGTGGGAACAACAGGTGCTGCGTTCCTTTGAAAAGGGCGAGGTCGAGGCCAGCGGGGTTGTTGTGCATGACGGCCGGGAATACCTCCGTCTGATGCGGCCCGTTCTGGTTGAGAAGAGCTGTCTCAAATGTCATGCCCGCCAGGGATACGCGGTCGGCAACATCCGCGGCGGGATCACCGTGGAGGTGCCCCTTGCCCCGTTGGGTGAGACCTTGAGGGGGATTGTCAACAGCCTCTGGGTCGGCCATATCCTTTTCTGGCTGCTGGGTATGTTCGGGATACTGCTCAGCTATTCCGGGATGCAGCGCCGGAACGAGCAGCGGCAGGAGGCGGAGGCGGAGATGAACCGGATGCGGCTTTACCTGCAGAACATGATCGATGCCATGCCGTCGGTGCTCATCGGGGTGGACCTGGCGGGCCGCATAACCCAGTGGAACAATGAGGCGGCCCGGGTGACCGGCCTGGATGCGGCAGCGGCCCAAGGTCTTTTCCTGCCCGAGGTGATGCCGATGTTCGCCGAGCAGATGGCCCGGATCAAGAAGGCCATGCGGGAAAAGAAACCGTTGCGAATAGAGCGGCTGTTATGCCGGCTCCACAACGAGCCCCGTTATGTGGATGTTATCACCTACCCCCTGATCTTCAATGAGGTCGAGGAGGCGATCATCCGGCTTGATGATGTGACCGACCGGGTCCGGGTGGAAGATGAGACGATCCAGACCGAAAAGTTGACCTCCGTGGCCAGTCTGGTGGAAGGGATGGCCCATGAACTGAACAACCCCCTGGGCGGAATCATGCAGGGGGCCCAGAGCGTGCTCCGCCGGGTATCACCGCAACTCCCCCAGAACGTGGAGGCGGCCCGGCGCTGCGATGTTGACCTTGACAAGCTCCAGTCCTACCTGGCGGATCGTCATATCTTCAAGTTTCTGGAGGGAATCCAGGCGTCCGGGCTGCGGGCCGCCCACATTGTCACCTATCTCCTGCAGTTCAGCCGTGACCGGGAGGCGGCCAAGGAGTATACCAGTATGCCCGCCCTGGTGGACCGGGCCGTGGAACTGGTTAAGCATGACAAAGATCTGGTTAAGCGGGTGGATTGGCGCCGGCTTGAGATCGTCCGCGAATACCAGCCCGGCCTTCCCCGGGTATTCTGTTCCGTTTCGGGCCTGGAACAGGTCCTGCTCAATTTGATTAAGAATGCTGTCCAGGCCATGACCGGAACCAGTGGGGACGGCCCGGCGCCAAAGACCATGCGGATCATCCTGCGAATCAGGACCGAGGGCGAAAACGAGCTGATCCGGATCGAGGTGGAGGACAACGGGCCGGGCATGGACGAGACTACCATGCGCCGGGTCTTTGAGCCGTTTTTTACCACCAAGCCGCCGGGGGAAGGCACCGGCCTGGGCCTGGCGGTGACCTATTTCATCGTTACCATGACCCACCGGGGAAGCCTGGGCGTGAAATCCGCTGATCCGGGATCGGGCGCAATATTTACCATCCGCCTGCCCCTGGTCGGCCCCGGTTTACCGGAAATCGGCTGA
- a CDS encoding DUF1015 domain-containing protein → MAFIAPFCGLRYNPEKIEHIEEVVTPPYDVIDSNRQAFYLARNPYNMIRLDIGKEPGPSAKTDERYQHARDLFDQWLKEGVLVRDSTPAIYLYYIDYTLPSGRTMTRKGLISLVRLAEFSEEIVKPHEEIFATVAADRLRLLDVCQAQFSQIFSLYSDEQGAVMAALEAGRGRRPLYTVRDPDGAVHTVWAVTDSRALARVHDLFADKSLYIADGHHRYNTALNYRRLVRERDKGLAEQSPYNHTMMYLCPMEDPGLSVLPTHRLVRLPADVVPDPAMAGVAARLEPYFSLEEILGGTREALVAELLARMEEVVGRATVFGLYHAGEDRCFLLTLKKEVQDNSAMIDRPEALRDLDVVVLSDLVLERVLGLDDERREQENLVRYYSDPDEAVDEAVKESVANGQQSPLLFLMNNTLVSQVRRVADEKLIMPHKSTYFYPKILTGLLINKLDPTEEIRI, encoded by the coding sequence ATGGCCTTTATCGCCCCGTTTTGCGGGCTTCGCTATAATCCGGAAAAGATCGAACATATCGAGGAGGTGGTCACCCCGCCCTACGATGTTATTGATTCCAACCGGCAGGCCTTTTATCTGGCCCGGAATCCCTATAACATGATCCGGCTCGATATCGGCAAGGAGCCGGGTCCTAGTGCAAAAACCGACGAACGCTATCAGCATGCCCGCGATCTGTTTGATCAGTGGCTGAAAGAGGGGGTGCTGGTTCGCGACAGCACGCCGGCCATTTACCTCTATTACATTGATTATACCTTGCCGTCCGGCCGGACGATGACCAGAAAGGGGCTGATCTCACTGGTCCGGCTGGCCGAGTTCAGCGAGGAAATCGTCAAGCCCCATGAAGAGATCTTTGCCACGGTGGCCGCGGACCGGCTCCGGCTGCTGGATGTATGCCAGGCCCAGTTCAGTCAGATCTTTTCGCTTTACTCCGATGAACAGGGTGCGGTTATGGCCGCCCTGGAGGCAGGCCGCGGCCGCCGGCCGCTGTACACGGTTCGCGACCCGGACGGGGCGGTCCATACCGTGTGGGCTGTGACCGATTCCCGGGCCCTGGCCCGGGTTCACGACCTGTTTGCCGATAAATCGCTATATATCGCCGACGGTCACCACCGCTACAATACGGCCTTGAACTACCGGCGGCTGGTCAGGGAGCGCGACAAGGGGTTGGCCGAACAGAGCCCCTATAATCATACCATGATGTATCTTTGCCCCATGGAGGACCCGGGTTTGTCCGTGCTTCCCACCCATCGGCTGGTCCGGCTGCCAGCCGATGTGGTGCCTGATCCGGCCATGGCCGGAGTGGCTGCCAGGCTCGAACCTTATTTTTCCCTGGAGGAGATCCTGGGCGGTACGCGGGAGGCCCTGGTTGCCGAGCTGCTGGCCCGGATGGAAGAGGTTGTCGGCCGGGCCACGGTCTTCGGGCTTTACCATGCCGGCGAGGACCGCTGTTTTCTGCTGACCCTGAAAAAGGAAGTACAGGACAACAGCGCGATGATCGACCGGCCGGAGGCCCTGCGTGACCTTGACGTGGTGGTACTCTCCGACCTGGTGCTGGAGCGGGTTCTGGGTCTTGACGATGAACGCCGTGAACAGGAAAACCTGGTCCGCTATTACAGTGACCCGGACGAGGCCGTGGACGAGGCGGTCAAGGAGAGCGTGGCCAACGGACAGCAGTCGCCGCTTCTTTTTTTAATGAACAACACCCTGGTATCCCAGGTTCGGCGGGTCGCGGACGAAAAGCTGATCATGCCGCACAAGTCAACCTATTTCTATCCCAAGATCCTGACCGGGCTTTTGATAAACAAGCTGGACCCCACCGAAGAGATACGTATCTGA
- a CDS encoding YifB family Mg chelatase-like AAA ATPase, whose protein sequence is MLAKILSSAVIGVDGLLVEVEVDIAFGLPSFSTVGLPEGAVRESKDRVRAAIKNSGYEFPARRITVNLAPADVKKEGAGYDLPMALGILAAAGILTSDLLPQYGVIGELSLDGAVRPARGVLPMALAARDAGLTGILVPAANGPEAAVVDGIEVIGVENLAQALEFLAGTTPLAAVKVDVMALFRKVAAHDLDFNEVKGQEHAKRALEIAAAGGHNLMMKGPPGSGKTMLARRLPTILPDLSFEEALETTKIYSVMGLLPQQSPLTATRPFRAPHHTISDAGLIGGGQNPRPGEVSLAHNGVLFLDESPEFKKNVLEVLRQPLEDGMVTIARAANSLTFPANFLLVAAFNPCPCGYLGDPKHNCTCTPPQVQRYKNRLSGPFLDRIDLHVEVPAVRFQEMTEGRSGESSAVVKERVDRARQIQGQRFKRRKKIYCNGQMGPRDIKKYCGLDRTGLQLIENAMEKLGLSARSYHRVLKISRTIADLAGSKEITAAHVAEAVQFRRLDRRDQDLRH, encoded by the coding sequence ATGCTGGCAAAGATTTTGAGCAGCGCGGTGATCGGGGTGGACGGCCTCCTGGTGGAGGTGGAAGTGGATATCGCCTTTGGCCTGCCCTCTTTTTCCACCGTGGGATTGCCCGAGGGGGCGGTCCGGGAAAGCAAGGACCGGGTCAGGGCGGCGATCAAGAACAGCGGCTATGAGTTTCCTGCCCGGCGGATCACCGTTAACCTGGCGCCGGCTGATGTGAAAAAGGAGGGGGCTGGCTATGATCTGCCCATGGCCCTGGGCATTCTGGCCGCGGCCGGAATCCTGACCAGCGATCTTCTCCCGCAATACGGAGTGATCGGCGAGTTGTCCCTGGACGGCGCTGTCCGGCCGGCCCGGGGGGTGCTGCCCATGGCCCTGGCTGCCCGCGATGCCGGTCTGACCGGAATTCTGGTCCCGGCGGCCAATGGTCCGGAGGCCGCGGTGGTGGACGGTATTGAGGTGATCGGTGTCGAGAACCTGGCCCAGGCGCTGGAGTTCCTCGCCGGAACAACCCCGCTCGCGGCCGTTAAGGTGGATGTCATGGCCCTGTTTCGCAAGGTTGCGGCCCATGATCTGGATTTCAACGAGGTCAAGGGGCAGGAGCATGCCAAGCGGGCCCTGGAGATCGCGGCGGCCGGCGGTCATAACCTCATGATGAAGGGGCCGCCCGGTTCAGGCAAGACCATGCTTGCCCGGCGGCTGCCCACCATTCTTCCGGATCTCTCCTTTGAAGAGGCCCTGGAAACCACTAAAATCTACAGCGTCATGGGCCTGCTGCCGCAACAGAGTCCGCTTACGGCCACCCGGCCGTTCCGGGCGCCGCACCATACCATCTCCGATGCCGGCCTGATCGGCGGCGGCCAGAACCCGCGGCCCGGCGAGGTCTCCCTGGCCCATAACGGGGTTCTTTTCCTGGATGAGTCGCCTGAATTCAAGAAAAACGTGCTCGAGGTATTGCGTCAACCCCTGGAAGACGGCATGGTGACCATTGCCCGGGCGGCCAACTCGCTGACCTTTCCGGCCAATTTCCTGCTGGTTGCCGCGTTTAATCCCTGCCCCTGCGGCTATCTCGGCGACCCGAAACATAATTGCACCTGTACCCCGCCCCAGGTGCAGCGCTATAAGAACCGGCTTTCCGGACCGTTTCTGGACCGGATCGATCTCCATGTCGAGGTCCCGGCGGTGCGGTTCCAGGAGATGACCGAGGGCAGGAGCGGGGAATCGTCGGCCGTGGTCAAGGAGCGGGTCGACCGGGCCCGGCAGATCCAGGGTCAGCGCTTTAAACGACGAAAAAAGATATACTGCAACGGCCAGATGGGGCCCAGGGATATCAAGAAGTATTGCGGTCTGGACCGGACCGGACTGCAACTGATCGAGAACGCGATGGAGAAACTGGGCCTGTCGGCCCGTTCCTATCATCGCGTTTTAAAGATTTCTCGAACCATTGCCGACCTGGCCGGCAGTAAAGAGATCACTGCCGCGCATGTGGCCGAGGCTGTGCAGTTCCGGCGGCTGGATCGCCGGGATCAGGATTTGAGACACTAG
- a CDS encoding methyltransferase: protein MTEICQDVTKDSLFGNALCCRQPRNGFRFSLDAVLLAHFFRPRARDTILDLAAGCGVVSLIIAYRWPGIRLTALELRPEMAELCRINATANGFGDRIQTIAGDLRRIKDLVGPGSFSWVLCNPPYRKVDAGRVNPDIGRARARHELTADLPAVLRGAAYALKNRGRVALVYPALRLSFLFTTLRDQGLEPKRLQMVHGHPGGPGKLVLVEAVKGGGEQLTILPPFYIHQTPGGGYSAEMAACYQP, encoded by the coding sequence GTGACGGAAATTTGTCAGGACGTTACCAAAGACAGTCTTTTCGGCAATGCCCTCTGCTGCCGGCAACCGCGGAACGGCTTTCGTTTTTCCCTCGACGCGGTGCTGCTGGCCCATTTTTTCCGGCCCCGGGCCCGGGATACAATCCTTGATCTGGCGGCCGGCTGCGGAGTCGTTTCCCTGATCATTGCCTACCGTTGGCCCGGGATCAGGCTTACCGCCCTGGAACTACGGCCGGAAATGGCTGAACTCTGCCGGATCAATGCAACGGCAAACGGATTCGGGGATCGCATCCAGACCATTGCCGGGGATCTCCGCCGGATTAAAGATCTTGTCGGGCCGGGTTCTTTTTCCTGGGTGCTCTGTAATCCGCCCTACCGCAAGGTTGATGCCGGCCGGGTTAACCCGGACATCGGCCGGGCCCGGGCCAGGCACGAACTTACGGCCGACCTGCCGGCAGTACTCCGGGGTGCTGCCTATGCGCTGAAAAACCGCGGCCGGGTGGCACTGGTTTATCCCGCCTTACGATTGTCTTTTCTGTTCACGACCCTGCGGGACCAGGGGTTGGAGCCCAAACGGCTGCAGATGGTCCACGGCCATCCGGGCGGGCCGGGCAAACTGGTCCTGGTCGAGGCGGTCAAGGGCGGCGGCGAGCAACTGACGATCCTGCCCCCTTTTTATATCCATCAGACGCCGGGCGGCGGGTATTCCGCCGAGATGGCCGCCTGTTATCAGCCCTGA
- a CDS encoding 7-carboxy-7-deazaguanine synthase QueE encodes MAPESTLNISETFYSIQGESSLSGRPCVFLRLADCNLRCSFCDARYTYEEPGRETGLAELIDFAARYPRALVEITGGEPLLQENVYPLMKELVAAGRTVLLETNGSINLARVPAEVIKIMDLKCPDSGMHDRMDITNFQHLSANDEIKFVISSDRDYDWAVGMIGEHGLARRARLLFSPNTAAMKAGDLARRILDNRLPVRLQLQLHTLLWPESTRGV; translated from the coding sequence TTGGCACCTGAATCGACCCTGAACATCTCCGAGACCTTCTACAGTATCCAGGGGGAGTCTTCCCTTAGCGGCCGGCCCTGTGTTTTTCTGCGGCTGGCCGACTGTAATCTCCGCTGTTCCTTTTGCGACGCCCGCTATACCTATGAGGAGCCGGGCCGGGAAACAGGGCTGGCCGAGTTGATCGATTTTGCCGCCCGGTATCCCCGGGCCCTGGTGGAGATCACCGGCGGCGAGCCGCTGCTCCAGGAGAATGTCTACCCATTGATGAAAGAACTGGTGGCCGCCGGCCGCACCGTGCTCCTGGAGACCAACGGCAGCATCAACCTGGCCCGGGTACCGGCCGAAGTAATAAAAATCATGGACCTCAAGTGCCCGGACAGCGGGATGCACGACCGGATGGATATTACCAATTTCCAGCATCTGTCCGCCAACGACGAAATCAAATTCGTGATCAGTTCCGACCGGGACTACGACTGGGCCGTGGGGATGATAGGGGAACACGGCCTGGCCCGTCGGGCCAGGCTGCTTTTCTCCCCCAACACAGCGGCGATGAAGGCCGGGGACCTGGCCCGCCGAATCCTTGACAACCGGCTCCCGGTCAGACTGCAGCTGCAGCTGCATACCCTGCTCTGGCCGGAAAGTACCCGCGGCGTATGA
- the hisI gene encoding phosphoribosyl-AMP cyclohydrolase gives MGRLNFAKAADGLLPAIVQDHRSNQVLMLAYINEEAWHRTLETGKAHYWSRSRNKLWLKGETSGHIQLIREILVDCDQDTVIYRVEQLGGAACHTGHRSCFFRRVEGDGLKETDGLVFDPREVYSK, from the coding sequence ATGGGGCGGTTGAACTTTGCCAAGGCCGCGGACGGTCTGCTGCCGGCCATTGTCCAGGATCATCGGTCCAACCAGGTCTTGATGCTGGCATATATCAATGAGGAGGCCTGGCACAGGACCCTGGAGACCGGCAAGGCCCATTACTGGAGCAGGTCCCGGAATAAACTCTGGTTAAAGGGAGAGACCTCGGGCCATATCCAGTTGATTAGGGAGATCCTGGTGGACTGCGACCAGGACACGGTAATCTACCGGGTGGAACAGCTTGGCGGCGCAGCGTGCCATACCGGCCACCGGAGTTGTTTTTTTCGCCGGGTGGAAGGGGATGGTTTAAAGGAAACAGATGGGCTGGTATTTGATCCCAGGGAGGTATATTCCAAATGA
- a CDS encoding response regulator: MRSPAQTKILTVEDDEFVREIIVAFLEDSGYVVLQAENGRKGLELFRSEHPDLLLLDLRMPEIDGLEVLSVVTKEAPDTPAIVVSGMGTIGDAIKALKLGAWDYIAKPIHDMAVLEHSVSRALERSDLLRENRLYREHLEDEVKKRTSELEQAYAILQQEVETRKQAEATVSKVNLELTMLSECIHAVVRATDETELVRQICRTIVEVGGYRMAWVGFVEHDEARSVRPIAKAGRDDGYLEQISISWADTGAGQEPTGRAIRNGQPVVEINRRKNAESAPWREEALKRGFGSSIALPLRGDGKVFGSLSIHARDPDAFDLTETQRLHEVSADLAYGIIALRIREERNRAAGELQANLEKLEVALEGTVKVVASTVEVRDPYTAGHQRRVATLAQKIATRMALPESEIEGIYMAGLVHDLGKIYVPAEILSKPSRLSGIEFNLIRTHPQVGYDLLKTIEFPWPIAEIVYQHHEKINGSGYPRGLSGADILLEAKILTVADVVEAMASHRPYRPSLGIERALEQITRNRGTLYDPEVVDTCLGLFAQGEFAFD; the protein is encoded by the coding sequence ATGAGAAGTCCAGCACAAACCAAGATTCTGACCGTTGAGGACGACGAGTTTGTCCGGGAAATCATTGTCGCCTTTCTGGAGGACAGCGGTTATGTCGTGCTCCAGGCGGAGAACGGCCGCAAGGGGCTCGAACTCTTTCGGTCCGAGCATCCGGACCTGCTCCTCCTTGATCTGCGGATGCCGGAAATCGACGGCCTTGAGGTCCTGTCGGTGGTTACCAAGGAGGCGCCGGATACGCCGGCCATCGTGGTCTCCGGCATGGGGACCATCGGTGATGCGATCAAGGCCCTGAAACTCGGGGCCTGGGATTATATCGCCAAGCCCATCCATGACATGGCGGTGCTGGAGCATTCGGTCAGCAGGGCCCTGGAGCGATCCGATCTGTTGCGGGAGAACCGGTTGTACCGCGAACACCTGGAAGATGAGGTGAAAAAGCGGACCTCCGAGCTTGAACAGGCCTATGCCATTCTGCAACAGGAGGTTGAGACCCGCAAGCAGGCCGAGGCCACGGTCAGCAAGGTCAACCTGGAGTTGACCATGCTCAGCGAGTGTATCCATGCGGTGGTTCGCGCCACCGACGAGACGGAACTGGTCCGGCAGATCTGCCGGACCATTGTCGAGGTGGGCGGCTACCGGATGGCCTGGGTCGGTTTTGTCGAACATGACGAGGCCAGGTCGGTGCGGCCCATTGCCAAGGCCGGCCGGGATGACGGCTACCTGGAACAGATATCCATATCCTGGGCTGATACCGGGGCCGGCCAGGAGCCCACCGGCCGCGCCATCCGCAACGGGCAACCGGTGGTCGAGATCAATCGCCGGAAAAATGCAGAGTCCGCGCCCTGGCGGGAGGAGGCCTTGAAACGGGGATTCGGCTCCTCCATCGCCCTGCCGCTGCGGGGCGATGGCAAGGTCTTTGGCTCTCTTTCAATCCATGCCAGGGACCCGGATGCCTTTGATCTCACCGAGACCCAGCGTCTTCACGAGGTGTCCGCTGATCTCGCCTACGGGATTATCGCGCTTCGCATTCGCGAGGAACGTAACCGGGCCGCCGGTGAACTCCAGGCCAACCTGGAAAAACTGGAAGTGGCCCTGGAAGGAACGGTCAAGGTGGTGGCCTCCACCGTTGAGGTCCGGGACCCATATACCGCCGGGCACCAACGACGGGTGGCCACCCTGGCCCAAAAAATCGCCACCAGGATGGCCCTGCCAGAATCAGAGATCGAGGGGATTTACATGGCCGGGCTGGTCCATGATCTTGGCAAGATTTATGTCCCGGCCGAGATTCTTTCTAAACCGAGCCGGCTTTCCGGGATTGAATTCAACCTGATTCGCACCCATCCCCAGGTGGGCTATGATCTCCTGAAGACCATCGAGTTCCCCTGGCCCATCGCCGAGATCGTCTACCAGCACCACGAGAAGATAAACGGCTCCGGATATCCACGCGGCTTGAGCGGTGCTGATATCCTGCTGGAAGCCAAGATTCTTACCGTGGCGGATGTGGTGGAGGCGATGGCGTCGCATCGACCGTACCGGCCGTCACTGGGCATTGAAAGGGCCCTGGAGCAGATCACCCGCAACCGCGGCACCCTGTACGACCCTGAAGTGGTTGACACCTGTCTCGGATTGTTTGCGCAGGGCGAGTTTGCCTTTGATTAA
- the thiL gene encoding thiamine-phosphate kinase, producing the protein MGTLERNRPAMPEERKDPGPDRPSERELIARIRAMSGSVADDLVCGIGDDCAVIRTDDGDRLVRLLTTDSLADGVHFDRRWHPPFLLGRKAAAVNISDVAAMGGRPRFALLAMAVAPDLTGQWLESFLQGFVACLTEHDALLVGGDTVSCRRGAVITVTMVGEVEAGRVLFRNGARVDDSIWVTGPLGGAAAGLELCRQEGEGISTAQWTDLVQAHLNPEPQVRIGSLLAASGKVRSMMDLSDGLATDLAHLCAASRVGAEIDEKLLPGPGTLAAAAERLHLSALDWMISGGEDYQLLFTAAAEHDQTLLRLVRQAVGREIHRIGRVVETPGVILRTAGAGRRIDYQGYDHFQDR; encoded by the coding sequence GTGGGCACCCTTGAACGGAACAGACCGGCGATGCCGGAGGAGCGGAAAGATCCCGGGCCGGACCGGCCGTCGGAACGGGAACTCATCGCCCGGATCCGGGCGATGAGCGGCAGCGTTGCTGATGATCTTGTCTGCGGGATCGGCGACGATTGCGCTGTGATCCGCACCGATGACGGTGACCGCCTGGTCCGGTTGCTGACAACCGACAGCCTGGCCGACGGGGTTCATTTTGATCGCAGATGGCACCCCCCGTTCTTGCTGGGCCGCAAGGCGGCGGCGGTCAATATCAGCGATGTGGCGGCCATGGGCGGTCGGCCGCGGTTTGCCCTGCTGGCAATGGCCGTGGCCCCGGACCTGACCGGTCAATGGCTGGAGTCGTTTCTTCAAGGGTTTGTCGCCTGTCTGACTGAACATGACGCCCTCCTGGTGGGCGGCGACACGGTAAGCTGCCGGCGCGGCGCGGTCATTACCGTGACCATGGTCGGCGAAGTCGAGGCCGGGCGGGTTCTTTTCCGGAACGGGGCACGGGTCGATGACTCGATATGGGTGACCGGGCCGCTGGGTGGTGCGGCCGCCGGGCTTGAACTCTGCCGACAGGAGGGGGAGGGGATATCAACGGCCCAGTGGACCGACCTGGTCCAGGCCCATCTCAACCCCGAACCCCAGGTGAGAATCGGCTCGCTTCTGGCGGCAAGCGGAAAGGTCCGGTCGATGATGGACCTTTCCGACGGCCTGGCCACCGATCTCGCCCATCTCTGTGCCGCAAGCAGGGTCGGCGCCGAGATTGATGAAAAGCTGCTGCCCGGGCCCGGGACCCTGGCCGCGGCCGCGGAGCGGTTGCACTTATCCGCCCTTGACTGGATGATTTCCGGGGGCGAGGATTATCAACTGCTGTTCACCGCGGCGGCGGAACATGATCAGACCCTGTTGCGGCTGGTCCGGCAGGCCGTTGGCCGGGAGATCCATCGTATCGGCCGGGTGGTCGAGACCCCCGGGGTGATCCTGCGGACCGCCGGGGCCGGCCGGAGGATCGACTACCAGGGATATGATCATTTCCAGGACCGATAA
- the hisG gene encoding ATP phosphoribosyltransferase translates to MSVLRLGIPKGSLQKATIDLFEKSGWKVKLSARSYFPEVDDQELAISICRAQEMSRYVEQGVLDAGITGKDWILENESDVEVVADLIYSKVSRRPTRWVVAVPGDSLIKRLEDLEGKKIATELVGFTRKYFAEKKIKVEIEFSWGATEAKVVSGLADAIVEVTETESTIRAHGLTIIHEMMTSNTQFIANRSSWQDPWKREKIENIVLLLKGALRADRLVGLKMNVPGDRVKQIIGLLPSLNAPTVAGLYQSDWYSVETVVSGHKVRELIPLLLKNGAEGIIEYGLNKVI, encoded by the coding sequence ATGAGCGTGTTACGGTTGGGGATCCCCAAGGGGAGTCTGCAGAAGGCAACCATTGATCTTTTTGAAAAGTCCGGCTGGAAGGTAAAACTCTCCGCCCGGAGCTATTTCCCGGAGGTGGATGATCAGGAACTGGCCATCTCCATCTGCCGGGCCCAGGAGATGTCGCGATATGTGGAGCAGGGGGTCCTTGACGCGGGTATTACCGGCAAGGACTGGATCCTGGAGAATGAGTCCGATGTGGAGGTGGTGGCGGACCTGATTTATTCCAAGGTGAGCAGGCGGCCGACCCGGTGGGTGGTCGCGGTTCCCGGCGATTCGTTGATCAAGCGGCTGGAGGATCTTGAGGGGAAGAAGATCGCCACCGAACTGGTGGGCTTTACCCGCAAATATTTTGCCGAGAAAAAGATCAAGGTGGAGATCGAGTTTTCCTGGGGCGCCACCGAGGCCAAGGTGGTGTCCGGCCTGGCCGATGCCATCGTCGAGGTGACCGAGACCGAGAGCACCATCCGGGCGCACGGCCTGACCATTATCCACGAGATGATGACCTCCAATACCCAGTTCATTGCCAACAGGAGTTCCTGGCAGGACCCCTGGAAACGGGAGAAGATCGAAAACATCGTTCTCCTGCTCAAGGGCGCTCTCCGGGCCGACAGGCTGGTGGGGCTTAAGATGAATGTGCCCGGCGACCGGGTGAAGCAGATCATCGGCCTGCTGCCCAGTCTCAACGCCCCCACGGTTGCCGGCCTCTACCAGAGCGACTGGTATTCCGTGGAAACGGTTGTTTCCGGGCACAAGGTGCGGGAGCTTATTCCCCTGCTCCTGAAAAACGGGGCCGAGGGCATCATCGAGTATGGACTCAACAAGGTAATCTGA